The genomic region CGCTGGGCCGCGGCTTCCTCACCGGCGCCATCACCAGCCCCGACGACTTCGACGAGGACGACTTCCGGCGCAACAACCCCCGATTCCAGGGCGAGGCCTTCTCCGCCAACCTGCGATTGGTCGACGCCGTGCGCGACCTCGCCGCCGAGAAGGGGGCGACGCCCGGTCAGCTCGCGCTGGCGTGGGTGCTCGCCCGGGGCGAGGACGTCGTCCCGATCCCCGGCACGAAACGGCGCCGCTACCTGGAGGAGAACGTGGCCGCCGTGGCCGTCGAGCTGACCTCCGACGACCTGGCCCGGCTCGACGCCATCGCCCCGCCCGGGGTGGCGGTCGGCGGCCGGTACGCGAGCAGCGCCTACGCCTACGGCGACAGCCCGGAGAAGGTGGCGTGACCGAGCTCGCGAGGTCACCGAAGAGCAGAGCACCCGTGGGCACGTGGCCGACGAGCGCCAGCGAGGAGGGCGCGTGACCGAGCTCGCGAGGTCACCGAAGAGCAGAGCACCCGTGGGCACGTGGCCGACGAGCGCCAGCGAGGAGGGCACCAGTGACCGAGCTCGCGAGGTCACCGAAGAGCAGAGCACCCGTGGGCACGTGGCCGACGAGCGCCAGCGAGGAGGGCGCGTGACCGAGCTCGCGAGGTCACCGAGGAGGAGAGCACCCTTGGGCACGTGGCCGACGCCCGACAAGAGGAGGGTGCACCAGTGACCGACCGCCTGCTCGTCGCCGTCTTCGCCTCGCCGGTGTCGGAGGTGCTGCTGCGGTGGGGCGGGGAGCTGGGCTTCCGGACCGTGCTGGTGGAGCCGGGGGACGGCGCAGTCGACGTGCGGGCGGACCGCATCGCGCGCGGCTTCGCGGAGATCGAGGACGAACTGGCCGGTGGGGACGCCGACGTCGTCGTCACCGACCACCACCGCGACGAGCTCGGGAACCTGCTGCGGGACGCCCTGAGCCGGCCCGCCCGGTGGGTCGGCGTCATGGGCAATCCCCGCCACGAGGGCCCGCACGTCGCCGCCCTCACCGCGCTGGGTGTGCCGCCGGCGGAGATCGCCCGTGTCCACCGGCCGATCGGCCTGGACATCGGCTCGCGACAACCGGCCGAGATCGCCCTGTCCACCCTGGCCGGGCTGCTCGCCGACCGCAACGGCCGTGCCGGCGGCTTCGCCCACGGCGGCTGACGGCGGCCGTGGCCGACGTCCTGCTCGGCGCCGACCTCGGGACCTCGGGCCTCAAGCTGGTGGCGCTCGATTCGGCCGGTGGCGTGGTGGCGGAGGCCGAGCGCGCCTACGGCTACGACCGCCCGGCGCCGGGGCGGGCGGAGAGCGACGTCCGGACGTGGCACGCAGCTCTCGACGCCGCCGTGGCGGCCGTGGTCCCGCGGCTGGCTGGAACGCGCGTACGGGCACTGGGGATCGCGGGCCAGATGCACGGCGCCGTCCTCGTCGACGGCAGCGGCGCCGCCCTGCGCCCCGCGCTGCTGTGGCCCGACCAGCGTGGCGAGCCCCACCTCGCACGGTGGCGGGATCTCGCCGCCGGCGATCGCGCGGCCCTGGGCAACCCGCTGGCCGCCGGGATGACCGGCCCGCTGCTCGCCTGGCTGGCCCGGCACGAGCCGGAGGCGCTCCGGCGGGCATCGGCGGTGCTGCTGCCGAAGGACGCCCTGCGGGCAACGCTGCTGCCCGGTACGGATCCGGCGG from Blastococcus colisei harbors:
- a CDS encoding XdhC family protein; its protein translation is MTDRLLVAVFASPVSEVLLRWGGELGFRTVLVEPGDGAVDVRADRIARGFAEIEDELAGGDADVVVTDHHRDELGNLLRDALSRPARWVGVMGNPRHEGPHVAALTALGVPPAEIARVHRPIGLDIGSRQPAEIALSTLAGLLADRNGRAGGFAHGG